The sequence AAAAATAGCTAACTTTtctagaaatgtagcattgccaAGGATTTGTAATTCAGCTTCTCAGTGTCACCTAAAGTCTCTTCCATCCgagcagttcctttccttctGATTCCTCGCAACTTAAGTATCTCCACGTACATTAATCCAGCATTCAGTAACACACTGATTCAAGATGCGCTGTAGCTCGCCTGTCAATAATCCTGTGGAAATAGACACAGAATCACAGAGTATTAATCATATCCTAATTCTGCTTCATCTGTGATGCTTTTTAGCCTCAGTTTTGGTCTGCTAAAAGGACAAACGAAAGAGTATTGTGACAGATGTCCGCGTGGTTGCTCCACGAATGACACTACAGGACAACAGACCATCGGGAACATGCAGGAAAACCTGAGAAAGGTCTTGACTGATGAAACGTTTGGACAGCACAAGTGGACATTGCCAGGACAATCGGTTTGTTTTCACAAGAACAGTGTTGTCATGAATCTGCCCTGAGACACTCGgctcaaaatatgaaaatacctTACAGTGAAAGCCATAAGACCAGAACATGCAAAACAAGTAATAAAGtcaatttgcaaaaacagatttcCACTTGTGTGGTTATTTTGAAGTCTGTGTATGTTTCTGTTTATATTcttaactttttttcccccacccTGACGATGCATTATTATATAGTCCATATGATTACTGTCAGTTTGTCTGTTTTACACTTGTCAGTTGACTTTGTTTCTCTTCTTTGGAACTAGTTTTTTTCTGCCAACAAATTGATTGAGAGACAGGGAAGTATACATGTGCTTACAATGAATAACCGAAGGCAGTTTAACAACCATTTATGACTGCTTCAATGGAAGTGCTGGAGTGAATCCAAGAGTCCGTGGACGAGCATACAAACCTATGCAAATGAAGGGCATTAGGGCTTTATGCagggctttatatatttttgtgagtAGGCAAAGTATCACTATGGAAACTACTGGAAGCTGTATGCATGAGGCCTCAGACATCAATCCAAATGAGCACCTGTGAGCGACTTTACAAACAGACAGTCCTCCCTCCAAGCAGATGAAACGTTTATGCGCTGTTGCTCCCATTTTATTGCGCagatgttttttttgggggggggggggggcaattctTTTTGGGAAAATAGGAGTTTTTTCTCGTGCACCACCTGCATGTCAGTTTGGAAAAATGAATACTGGTTGattttgaacacattttaaaTCCTGACCTTGACTGTATTTAAGGAAATCATGGCTGCAGTTAGAAATATATAGTGTACTCTATGTCTGTTATTCACTTTCACCACAGTAAAACTCTGCTTTGACCAAGAGTTTAGGGTTCATCTGGTTGGCTCGAGATGCTGTGGACGAAAGGCATTTTTCTGGATGAGTGTGAGATTTCCCGCCCCTGAAAGCTtactaaaagtacattttaacttCAGGGAATTATGTTTGTGTTTTGTCTGCCCTTTAGTGATAGTTTTACCACTGCATTTAATTCTGTTTTACTGTAAACAGGTACTGGAAAAATGTCTTGTTCCTATTTTCTATTCCTAAATGTCTTTATCTCTAACTCAGTAGTTCTCAGCTGGGGGGAAACCCCAGTGATAGATGACAATCAGGGTACAGACGATTACAGTGACACACAAGAGTCAAGCTATTTTTGATGCGCAACCGAACCGTGTAACGTTATGATCACTAAAACATTATGTTTCTGCTTGAACACAGTTTAGTATATTGACGCAGTTGTCAAAATGAATGTACAgcaagtgttttataatggatgATCACCAAAGATGCATGTTTTGGTTGAGGATCAGTGCCGTTCATCTAGATTACACAATCGCTTGTCCTGACAACATTTGAATCACTGTTCACTAATAACATCGAGCTGCCTTCAGACCGCCGAGTCTCCACACATGCAGAatgttttcactttttattttgatgtgtttagTGATTCTGAATAAGGGCTATATAATAGTCTATATGTAGTCCTTCCTGTGGCCTTGTTTTGTATGGCAGGTTGACTTGTGCTTAtttgttacaattattttataattgagCTTTAGGTACTgttaagttattttaagttgtaatgaaTACCTGAAGTGACATTTTTGCaaagtatgcaaaaaaaaaaaaaagaacactgatTATTTAAATCTatcttgaatttgttttattttaaaaataattaaatggaatTGAAAAGTATTAACACGAGAATGCAAAGTTTTTTTGTGAACAGAGAATGTGTTGCAGTTTTGAATCGGATTGGAgggggttgagaaccactgctctaattAATCCTCCCGTAATGAAACTCGAATGGCAGCTGAATATTTTCAGCTCAGAAACTGTTGTACAGCGCCGTCTAGTGTTTATAGTAGTTCCTGCATCATTCATGCTACAAGCAAAATAAAGCATGTGCGTATGTGATATATACAAACACTTtctttttcatgtatttatttgcattcaaatatgattcatgttgcttttttattttttattttttttcccagtcaTGGGTGTTATCCTCAAACAAGATTTAATGAAAGGCACAGACACTGTAAACTTGAGAAGTAATTGCAGAGACTGGCGACTAAGATCGGCTGTGTTTAGTCAGCTCAGTCCACGGGTGGTTTGTGTGAACCTCAAAGTGAATGGAGTATCATTGCAAACAATACAGTTTGGGGTGTCTTCGAGTCccgtaaaaataataataagaaaaaaacataagCATGGTACAAACACGAGCGAGCTGTAATGATAAAAACCCAAAATAATTGCTCAGctgacagacacactcacacatacacttgATCATCTTGCACAAGCTAAACACACAGTAGCCTACATACCTGGGCACcttctccctcacacacacacacaaaatgacccACACGTTTGCACTCACTTGCACACTCACGTGAACTCtcacagaaatgaaaaataaaaagtgtgaaaCCCTGGTTAAGTTGCATACATCCACATCGTGGTGTTGTAGAAAACGAAATTGAAAAGGAATCGTGAAAGTGAAGTCAGATGAAAAGTGAAAAGCATATGCTTATATAAACAGCTCTAGCCCCGCCCACATCCACCCAGACCCTTCCTTAACCCCGCCCCCTGCCCTGCATTGATATCAGCAACAAACCTAGAATACTAAACAAAATAGTCTACTCAATTCATCTCCCTTAAAGATTTTAGCATGGATATGCGACCCCCAGCGCAGGATTTTATAGCGAGATGGTCCAGTGAGGTAGAGCCAGATTTCGGTCCACAGGTTCTTAGCAGGTTTATAGGGTTTGAGTCTTCAGCTCGATGGGCTCCCCGCGGGTGTCCTGCTGGTTCTCAGTCTCTGGGGATCGGCTGCCCTTGAGGGTGGCTAGCCGCTCGGAGAGACCCCGCATACGGGGAAACAACATGAAATCATACAGGATGGCACCCATAGCTCCACCAATCATGGGTCCCACCCAGTACACCTGTCAGAAGAAGAGGGTCACTAAATACTTTATTCCTGTTGTGTGGGACAGTTTCAGTACTTTACTTTGCGTTTCTTACCCAGTGGTTGACGAAATTCCTCATGATGATAGCAGGAGCGAAAGATCTAGCCGGGTTCATGCCAGCTCCAGTGTAGTACATCTGGTTCAAAGACAAACAAGGTATATGTCTGGTGTACTGCACACTTCAAATACTCACAAATGTTTATTCTAATACTAAAATATCCATCTCACCCCCATCAGGTGGCCCATGGTGATAGAGAAGCCAATAGACAGAGCAGCAGAACCCAGACGGCCGCTTCGTCTCTCGTCTGTGACGGCGAAAACACAAACCACCAACTGCATGGTGAGAAACACCTCCACTGTAGTCGCCATGCCGAGACTCATGCCAGGCTGCAGCTGTGCGGACATAAAGTACAAAAGaacaattaatgaaaaaatatttaaaagcctgcactatatatatacagttctgTAAGGGCCTATTAGCACAGTATGTGTCCTTCTATAGTACTACATACAGTATGAATACAATAAATACCATTTCAATACATAACATTTATTAGATAAATGGATTTTCAATTATATTCTGACTCCTGTAAactcaaaattacattaaaatgttttttttgcgtCATTTTTACCGTGTTAAGTGCCAGTGTGCCCCTCATGTTGTTGGGTGTAACTCCATACAGGGCCGCGGCTCCCGCCATGGCCCCCAGGCACTGAGCGCAGATGTAGAAGAAAGCTCGGAAAAAGGACATCTGAGAGCCGATTAAGTACGCGAAGGTGACGGCCGGATTGATGTGTCCTCCGCTGATGTGGCCGATGGATTGGATGAACGTGGCAGCAGCGAAACCGAAGCAGAGGGCAGTGTGGAAGACATGGTACGGCCCGGAGGTCCAGCGTAGAGCTGCGCCCATCCCAAAGAAGACGAAGAACATGGTGCCGAAAAACTCAGCGAACACGGCCCGCCAGAACATCATCGAGCGGAACTCCCACATCGTGATTTATGAGATCcaactaaaataataaactaaagcTTATTTACAGTTAGCAAAAATGGCTAAACGAAGCGTCTTTGAGGAAAGAAATAAGTGTCCTTTTTTAACAAGTACAAAAAGTAAAATCCTGAACTAGTTGATCTGAAGctgccacaaaaaaacaaacaataaataaatcaatcgaAGGCGAACAGAGTGATGAAAGTCCACCTAATAGATCTAGCCGTTAGCTAAGGCTGTGTGGGAAGCCGCTAGTAAATGGTCACACATGTAGCTCACACACAGGTCGTCTCTGCCACCGTCGTTTCTCTTCACCTGCTCAACACCCAGACTGCTAAAGAAacatgaggtgtgtgtgtgttttgcacgcACGGAAGGTTTGGAGGGTTGTGTCAGAGAGACCTGAACATCGATGCTAAAGGCTAAATCTACAGGGCTAATTCTAGATGAGTGACACAGAAGAGGTTACGGAGCATATCCTGTCCACACCTAGTAGAGCTGGTCTGACGGACCACAAAGGGGCCATAGGGGGCATTTATAATGGCCTCGGGGCCCAGCGTGACGACATAATCCCCCCCGAGAGGCAGAAGCTGAAGGGGGCATCCCATATCAAGCACACGCCATTCACTTCTCTCTGCATTAAACTCAAAGACGGTGAGATTAAGACAGGAACACCAGGACTCAAAGTGAAGGGGATGTATATTTTTGAGGCCTGTATTGGCCTAAAGTGCAAAAGAGATCCACCAGTCAGATTTTTGTGAGGTCATGAAATGTCTCATTAAAACATGCATTCCAAATGCTCGTAAAAATCAGGAAAGTTGTGGATTTGTATCAGAACTTCAGGTGGATGTAGGCTTTGACGGGCAAGTTAGTGCTGACCTGAACTCACACACaggcagaacacacacacacaacgcacaATGCCacgcatctgcacacacacaatgTGCGTCCGGTCCGGCGGCTCAAGAGAGGCCCTGCTCTGGCAGATACGATCCACCAGTGCTCAGATACATGCAGAGAGCACAGGAAAGACATTGTTGCTCAAAGCATGACGCTTACATGAGAAAACATCCTCTAGCTGTCTCTCGGGTTTGAGTTGCAGTCTGGATCACACTCATCcgtccatacatccatccatccatctatcattttATCTACTGTTAAAGCTTTTTTTATGATGTCACTAACTGTAAACATGATGGTGTCGATAAacgtatttctatttttatttatttttcttgaaagAAATCAGTGAAGTGTGGTTTATGGATATATGTTTGAATGCTGTTGGTGGTTCTGGTTTGTTCAGGGCAGAAGTGATTAGGCAGAGGTTTGTATTGTGTGTGGAGCAGTTTGGTTGGGCTCATAGCCGGATAAAGCCTGGAAAATCCCTCTGTTAGAGGAGCTGATGGTGAATTAGGATCGCTGAGCTCATCTGTTTTACTccctcacttacacacacacacactcacactcatacacatgtatgctgaacaaaacaaaatgcttacTGGCACTGTGTGGATGTTCTTTATTGTttaagtgcatgtgtgtgttattaataGCTGCTATGTAAGATTTATGCATGTATATTCTAGCATGAATGTACACCAAAGCATAGTAGCTATGCCCATATGTAAACTTGAATGTGTGTGCACATTTATATGCATAAAAGGGGTGATATAGGGGTGAATATTGGCACTGCACATCGTACATTAGCATGTTGAACATGCTCTCTATAAGAACACAGAAACAAAACTATtgaaaattaaagtttattaaattTTGCTACAGTAACAAGGTGAAATGTGGAGTCATTTGTAGCATAGCAATTCTAAACGTGAGAAAACATTTTCGTGTTGTGCAAATAAATGAAAAGCAGGTTATTGTATATTTATGGCTGTGCTTGTATTCCCATTTGATATCATTAACAGAAGATTAGGGCAAGGTTAAGGGCATGGACCAACTCGCAGCATCACAGATGTCCCGCATAGAAACAGCCACAAAGAAGGGCTTAGAGGCCGCCACACCTCTGgtggagtgagccttgacccccCAGGGAAGAGGGGGGATCAGAGGACTCATAGGCTGTAGAGATGGCATCTACTATGCACTGACTGAGAGTCTGCTTTGGGCAATGCCAGAGCCTTCAAAGACGATACCGAGCCGGGAGACAGATAGCTCACGAGTGTCTGTTCAATCCGTGGCATCGTCGTCCCGCCACATTGCCGTAGTGATCAGAAGCGGGAATGAAGAAGCGGGAGGAGAAGGACTTTGTCCACAATTTACACACCAGTGTTCATCCAAACTTCTTTTCTGAGGTTCAGCCTTTTTCTCGGCGTGCCAATCGTTGCTCAACTTGGCCACAGCATGAGTTACCACCTCAAACAGCTCCTTTTACTGAGGTGGGAAATCCTCATCGACACCTATCACGTCAACCTCCTCGAAGGAAGACAGGTGAAACACCGAGCCTACTCCCCATGGGGAAGTAGTGCCAGAGTGCGGTTCCGATCCCTGAGAATGGGTACTGGATCTGGCACGTGAAGAAGAAAATAGGGACTTgcctgtctccattccctctgccagatccaACCGCTCCGCCTCGACAGAAGCAGGACTAGCGCCACAGGGAACGCTAGTGAAGGCTCCCTCAGCAAAGAGAGCCTTCCTGGAGTGAAGAACATGCAGGGGAAGCCGCTCGCAGTGCCGACTCTGCATGCTCCACTCCAAGGTAGACAGCGTACAAACTGTGTGGATCCCCACCTGTAATTCATGTTTCATGAATAAGAGCCATTGATTGGTTGTTTGTGATTAAATGTGAAAACCTGCATTCTGAAAGAAGTGAGCATGAGCTTAGCTGCGCTCCAGTTTGCTGCTTTGTTTGTTTCTCATGCCGCTCTGTGTGACAGTGGACAGGGACGATCGAAACACGCTGGCCATCTCCACAATCTTAACAgaacctgaaaaaaacaaaaagcatagACACATAGCattaaaaactgataaaaacatcagataaATCTACATTTAACTCAATATTTGTATTCAACCATTGCAATTAACTCTTTTCAGATTTCTAGGCTCTTGATTGCAGTACAGGATCATGGGAGACCATGGTAAATATTGTTTTCATGCTGACATTTGCTCCAGCAGCtaaagttattgtttttgtattttagatTTGATTAGTCAACAGAGCAGCTTTAAATAGATTTGCTTTGCTTACCCAGTGATGTTCCCAATATCCAAGTATTGTAGCGGGATCAAGAGAGCGAGCTGGGTTCAGGCTGGCACCAGAAAACCTCCcctaaatccacacacacacacacacacacacacacacacacacacacacacacacacacacacacacacacacacacacatttaaataaataaataaatgtaagtaggtacatatgtatgtgtatttacaaTAATACATGCAGGTCAGAACAAAGGgatcattattcataaaaaatattagaaataataacAACATCAAAAATAGCTGACCTGTAGCTCGACTGGTAGTGTACAGCACTAGCAATGCCAAAGTCATAGGGGAGGCACATACAGTacaatactatatatactgtgtgtatatatatatatatatatatatatatatatatatatatatatatatatatgtacagtattgttcaaaataatagcagtacaatgtgactaaccagaataatcaaggtttttcgtatatttttttattgctacgtggcaaacaagttaccagtaggttcagtagattctcagaaaacaaatgagacccagcattcatgatatgcacgctcttaaggctgtgcaattgggcagttagttgaattagttgaaaggggtgtgttcaaaaaaatagcagtgtggcattcaatcactgaggtcatcaattttgtgaagaaacaggtgtgaatcaggtggcccctatttaaggatgaagccaacacttgttgaacatgcatttgaaa is a genomic window of Carassius auratus strain Wakin chromosome 23, ASM336829v1, whole genome shotgun sequence containing:
- the LOC113041045 gene encoding lens fiber major intrinsic protein-like, whose protein sequence is MWEFRSMMFWRAVFAEFFGTMFFVFFGMGAALRWTSGPYHVFHTALCFGFAAATFIQSIGHISGGHINPAVTFAYLIGSQMSFFRAFFYICAQCLGAMAGAAALYGVTPNNMRGTLALNTLQPGMSLGMATTVEVFLTMQLVVCVFAVTDERRSGRLGSAALSIGFSITMGHLMGMYYTGAGMNPARSFAPAIIMRNFVNHWVYWVGPMIGGAMGAILYDFMLFPRMRGLSERLATLKGSRSPETENQQDTRGEPIELKTQTL